From Burkholderia sp. WP9, a single genomic window includes:
- a CDS encoding DeoR/GlpR family DNA-binding transcription regulator, with amino-acid sequence MFSNQRQAEILRLVREQRTCTITELAGRFDVSDETIRRNIKPLIADGLLIKVHGGIMLPERLDEPPFQRRMAASLEGKRAIGARIGELVRDGDSLILEGGTTCLHIAQALVVRSRLTVVTNSIEVARVLAPRNGNRVFIAGGELRPDDCAAFGDSMLAFLRQFHVRYAIASVTAIDMQGRFMDALPADVAFSLAAFAQAERRVVAADHAKFGHSALVHAFGADAVDLLVTDEAPAPALAQVFAAAGLDVEVATQPGASNA; translated from the coding sequence ATGTTCTCCAACCAGCGCCAAGCCGAAATCCTGCGACTCGTCCGCGAGCAGCGCACCTGCACGATCACCGAACTGGCCGGCCGCTTCGACGTGTCCGACGAAACTATCCGTCGCAATATCAAGCCGTTGATCGCCGACGGCCTGCTGATCAAGGTTCACGGCGGCATCATGCTGCCCGAACGGCTGGATGAACCGCCGTTCCAGCGGCGCATGGCGGCCAGCCTCGAGGGCAAGCGGGCGATCGGCGCGCGCATCGGCGAACTGGTGCGGGACGGCGATTCGCTGATCCTCGAGGGCGGCACGACGTGTCTGCATATCGCGCAGGCGCTGGTCGTCCGATCGCGGCTCACGGTCGTGACCAATTCCATTGAAGTCGCGCGCGTGCTCGCGCCGCGCAATGGCAACCGTGTATTCATCGCGGGCGGCGAGTTGCGCCCGGACGACTGCGCCGCGTTCGGAGACAGCATGCTGGCCTTTCTGCGCCAGTTCCACGTGCGCTACGCGATCGCCTCGGTCACGGCAATCGACATGCAGGGGCGTTTCATGGACGCGCTGCCCGCCGACGTGGCCTTTTCGCTGGCGGCCTTCGCTCAGGCCGAGCGGCGGGTGGTCGCCGCGGACCACGCGAAGTTCGGCCACAGCGCGCTGGTGCACGCTTTCGGCGCGGATGCCGTCGACCTGCTGGTAACGGATGAAGCGCCGGCACCCGCGCTGGCTCAGGTGTTCGCCGCGGCCGGGCTGGATGTGGAGGTGGCCACACAGCCAGGTGCGTCCAACGCGTAA
- the ribA gene encoding GTP cyclohydrolase II, whose protein sequence is MLTSHDPSPAADGALNGECVVLDATATLPTRYGTFTSYVFRVCESGAEHLALVMGDVANKSSVLTRLHSECLTGDVLGSYRCDCGEQLDLALRYIAAEGCGVLLYLRGHEGRGIGLSNKIRAYALQEQGRDTVEANLDLGLPDDSREYDSAAGILRTLKVTSVRLMSNNPEKFDTLSKHGIPVCERVALAIPMREENERYIRTKQVKFGHYFDENE, encoded by the coding sequence ATGCTCACGTCTCACGATCCGTCGCCTGCAGCAGACGGCGCACTCAACGGCGAATGCGTCGTTCTCGACGCCACCGCCACGCTTCCCACGCGCTACGGCACGTTCACTTCCTACGTGTTTCGCGTGTGTGAGAGCGGCGCCGAACATCTCGCGCTCGTGATGGGCGACGTCGCCAACAAGTCGTCCGTGTTGACGCGCCTGCATTCCGAATGCCTCACCGGCGACGTGCTCGGCTCGTACCGCTGCGACTGCGGCGAGCAACTCGACCTCGCGCTGCGCTACATCGCGGCGGAAGGCTGCGGCGTGCTGCTGTATCTGCGCGGCCACGAAGGGCGCGGCATCGGCCTGTCCAACAAGATTCGCGCGTATGCGCTGCAGGAGCAGGGGCGCGATACCGTCGAGGCCAATCTCGACCTCGGCTTGCCGGACGACTCGCGCGAATACGATTCCGCCGCGGGCATTCTGCGCACGCTGAAGGTCACGTCGGTGCGGCTCATGAGCAACAATCCGGAGAAGTTCGACACGCTGTCCAAGCACGGCATTCCGGTGTGCGAGCGCGTTGCGCTGGCCATCCCGATGCGCGAGGAAAACGAGCGTTATATCCGCACCAAGCAGGTCAAGTTCGGTCACTACTTCGACGAAAACGAATGA
- a CDS encoding sigma-70 family RNA polymerase sigma factor translates to MDVRDELMEHVPRLRRYARALINNRDLADDLVQDTLERALGRTGMFQPGTDLRAWLFTIMHNVFANQARKASARAVHVAVDDESVSESEFAVPSEQTRSLEMRDLDYALQRLPMEQREVVLLVGLEEMSYADVALALNIPIGTVMSRLSRGRERLRALMAGTQPGAKLQVVR, encoded by the coding sequence ATGGATGTCCGTGACGAGCTGATGGAGCATGTGCCGCGATTGCGGCGCTATGCACGAGCGCTGATCAACAATCGCGACCTCGCCGACGATCTGGTGCAGGACACGCTGGAGCGCGCGCTCGGCCGTACCGGCATGTTCCAGCCGGGCACCGACCTGCGCGCGTGGCTGTTTACGATCATGCACAACGTGTTCGCCAATCAGGCGCGCAAGGCTTCGGCGCGCGCCGTTCACGTGGCGGTCGACGACGAAAGCGTGTCCGAAAGTGAATTCGCCGTGCCCTCGGAGCAGACCCGCTCCCTGGAGATGCGCGACCTCGACTACGCTTTGCAGCGGCTGCCGATGGAGCAGCGCGAAGTCGTCCTGCTGGTGGGCCTCGAGGAAATGAGCTATGCCGACGTGGCGCTCGCGCTGAACATTCCGATCGGCACGGTGATGTCGCGGCTGTCGCGCGGACGCGAGCGGTTACGGGCGTTGATGGCGGGCACGCAGCCCGGTGCGAAATTACAGGTGGTGCGATGA
- a CDS encoding catalase family peroxidase → MAKPSVPNPGPVCAPCRLAVIGAAVLALAGGFAYTAGWLTPARLSAPRFINTFEKVAGQPHPGYRRNHAKGLCIEGYFDSNGDGAALSHATVFAQGRTPVTGRFAVPGGNPSAPDTSSPVRSLALEFQLRNGEQWRTGMNSTPVFAVHTPEQFYQQLVAATPDPATGKADPAKLKAFYGANPETQPFQAWVKAHPPSSSLANGAYYSINAFRFTDGAGHTRAVRWAMVPETPYAPITDAEKAEKNFLEADLDQRLENGPLRWHLILTVAQPGDPTNDATLQWPDDRQHIDAGTLVIDHTTSQENGACRDVNFDPTILPAGIEPSDDPLLAARSAAYALSYKRRTREEALHPAIHQAQTNGAHS, encoded by the coding sequence GTGGCAAAACCATCCGTTCCCAACCCCGGGCCTGTCTGCGCGCCTTGCAGGCTCGCCGTGATCGGCGCGGCCGTGCTGGCTCTCGCCGGCGGCTTTGCCTACACGGCAGGCTGGCTGACGCCAGCGCGCCTCAGCGCGCCGCGTTTCATCAACACCTTCGAGAAAGTCGCGGGCCAGCCGCATCCGGGCTACCGGCGCAACCATGCCAAGGGCCTGTGTATCGAAGGCTATTTCGACAGTAACGGTGACGGCGCGGCGCTGTCCCACGCCACTGTATTCGCGCAGGGGCGCACGCCGGTGACGGGCCGCTTCGCGGTGCCCGGCGGCAACCCCTCCGCGCCCGACACCAGTTCGCCCGTGCGCAGCCTCGCGTTGGAATTCCAGCTGCGCAACGGCGAGCAGTGGCGCACAGGAATGAACTCGACGCCCGTTTTCGCGGTGCACACGCCCGAGCAGTTCTATCAGCAACTGGTCGCCGCAACACCCGATCCGGCGACCGGCAAAGCGGATCCCGCCAAGCTCAAGGCGTTTTACGGCGCCAATCCCGAGACTCAACCGTTCCAGGCATGGGTCAAGGCGCATCCGCCTTCTTCGAGTCTGGCAAATGGCGCGTATTACAGCATCAACGCATTCCGTTTCACCGACGGCGCCGGCCATACGCGCGCCGTGCGCTGGGCGATGGTGCCCGAGACGCCGTACGCACCGATCACCGACGCCGAAAAAGCCGAGAAGAATTTTCTCGAAGCCGACCTCGACCAGCGGCTGGAAAACGGCCCGTTGCGCTGGCATCTGATTCTGACCGTCGCCCAACCCGGCGACCCCACGAACGACGCCACGCTGCAATGGCCCGACGATCGTCAGCATATCGACGCGGGCACGCTGGTGATCGATCACACGACGTCGCAGGAAAACGGCGCGTGCCGCGACGTCAACTTCGATCCGACGATCCTGCCGGCCGGCATCGAACCGTCGGACGATCCATTGCTCGCCGCGCGCTCGGCCGCTTACGCGCTCTCGTACAAACGCCGCACGCGCGAGGAAGCGTTGCATCCCGCGATTCATCAAGCCCAGACAAACGGAGCACACTCATGA
- a CDS encoding anti-sigma factor, with translation MSDQQMPIGEEDLHAYVDGTLSDERRADVERALEQNPELAARISDYFSLNSMFHERYDRVLSEPVPKRLQAPAPRRWRIAANWPQFAGMAAALVLGVGIGVGTHMGQDVIAPVAGGHSDTRPVSADSSEMFARQAAVAHVVYMPAVDRPTEMNTGDHEQDFVQWLSNRLGTNVHPPILSKNGFNLSGGRLLPGADGPTAQFMYRGPNGERVTLCISRRQQNSNTTAFKLYQDGPVNVFYWIDGDFGYAVSGGIDRKQLLQLSHDVYAQLTGAAPG, from the coding sequence ATGAGCGACCAACAAATGCCGATCGGCGAAGAAGACCTGCATGCGTATGTGGACGGCACGCTGTCCGACGAACGCCGTGCCGATGTGGAGCGCGCGCTCGAACAGAATCCCGAACTGGCCGCGCGCATCAGCGATTATTTCTCCCTGAACAGCATGTTCCACGAGCGCTACGACCGCGTGCTGAGCGAGCCCGTGCCGAAGCGCCTGCAGGCACCCGCGCCGCGCCGCTGGCGGATTGCCGCGAACTGGCCGCAATTCGCCGGAATGGCGGCGGCGCTGGTGTTGGGCGTGGGCATCGGCGTGGGCACGCATATGGGCCAGGACGTCATCGCGCCGGTTGCGGGCGGCCACTCGGATACGCGCCCGGTCAGTGCGGACAGCTCCGAAATGTTCGCGCGGCAAGCGGCGGTGGCGCATGTTGTCTACATGCCCGCCGTGGACCGGCCGACTGAGATGAACACCGGCGATCACGAGCAGGATTTCGTGCAGTGGCTCTCCAACCGCCTCGGCACCAACGTGCATCCGCCGATTCTCTCGAAGAACGGCTTCAACCTCTCGGGTGGACGCCTGTTGCCCGGCGCCGACGGACCGACCGCGCAATTCATGTATCGCGGGCCGAACGGCGAGCGCGTCACGCTGTGCATTTCGCGTCGCCAGCAGAACTCGAACACGACGGCGTTCAAGCTGTACCAGGACGGCCCGGTGAACGTGTTTTACTGGATCGATGGCGACTTCGGCTATGCGGTGTCGGGCGGGATCGACCGCAAGCAGTTGCTGCAACTGTCGCATGACGTCTATGCGCAGCTCACGGGTGCGGCGCCGGGCTGA
- a CDS encoding NAD(P)H-binding protein, with protein sequence MFVIFGAAGNVGKASAVALRRAGRRVRAVVRNANQGEFLAKIGCEIAVADLLDAASVARAIEGAHGVQLLCPVPHAHADPAQAMRRMIDTSVAALRAAPPARLLALSDYGAEHATGTGITTLFHELETQLQTVDSPLTFLRAAEHMHNWARLLPVALARGVLPSLHHPLSKCFPSVAAQDVGALAAELLLDDRAPQVSPRVVSIESDERVSALDVARTIGELAGRAVVAREAPRGEWAAMLEGAGLSEPHARLITDLYDAHNAGRIDVETDISERRFGATTLAEVLAAFLPRVAPATTTAR encoded by the coding sequence GTGTTCGTGATTTTTGGAGCAGCCGGCAACGTCGGCAAAGCAAGCGCCGTGGCATTGCGCCGGGCCGGCCGCCGGGTGCGTGCAGTGGTCCGCAACGCAAACCAGGGCGAATTCCTCGCGAAGATCGGCTGTGAGATCGCCGTCGCCGATCTGCTCGACGCCGCGAGCGTGGCGCGCGCGATCGAAGGCGCGCACGGCGTGCAACTGCTGTGTCCGGTGCCGCATGCGCACGCCGATCCTGCGCAGGCCATGCGACGCATGATCGACACGAGTGTCGCGGCATTGCGCGCCGCCCCGCCTGCGCGCCTTCTCGCGCTCTCCGACTATGGCGCGGAACACGCAACCGGCACGGGCATCACCACGCTGTTCCACGAACTCGAAACGCAACTTCAAACCGTCGACTCGCCGTTGACCTTCCTGCGCGCCGCCGAACACATGCACAACTGGGCTCGCTTGCTGCCGGTCGCGCTCGCGAGGGGCGTGCTGCCGAGTTTGCATCATCCTTTGAGCAAGTGTTTTCCGAGCGTCGCCGCACAGGACGTGGGCGCGCTGGCTGCCGAACTGCTGCTCGACGATCGAGCGCCGCAGGTCTCGCCGCGGGTCGTGAGCATCGAAAGCGATGAGCGCGTGAGCGCATTGGACGTGGCGCGCACGATCGGCGAACTGGCCGGCCGTGCAGTCGTGGCGCGCGAAGCGCCGCGCGGCGAATGGGCCGCGATGCTTGAAGGCGCGGGCCTCAGCGAACCCCACGCGCGTTTGATCACCGACCTGTACGACGCGCACAACGCGGGGCGCATCGACGTGGAAACTGACATCAGCGAGCGGCGTTTCGGCGCGACGACGCTGGCGGAAGTATTGGCGGCGTTTCTGCCGCGCGTGGCCCCGGCTACGACAACCGCACGCTGA
- a CDS encoding AraC family transcriptional regulator yields MNAVTPIPQPHSGSRVVLRSSRLLGWQGFGAELVNVSAGLHRIPAFKYHRVGVHVGAPVRARCLCNERRYSRIQAHGDADVIPAGLDGQWSDEAACTIFSVWIGEAFAQRTVEQLSLNSADAQLRPQFQLRDPRFQYLAWALRAELEAAEASDPLYAESLCTAMVVRLIGGAPALENKRRTLAPKTAARVIEFIEAHLDQRLTLGELAALAELSVPHFKVLFRETLGMPVHQYVVQRRVERARTLLLQGKLNASQIALDTGFAHQSHMAHWMGRLLGVTPRELIKSNGTAAGSVAFDPHNARRIAASR; encoded by the coding sequence ATGAATGCAGTGACACCGATACCGCAACCGCATAGTGGTTCCCGCGTCGTGTTGCGTTCGAGCAGGCTGCTCGGCTGGCAGGGTTTTGGTGCGGAACTGGTCAACGTGTCGGCGGGGCTGCACCGGATACCGGCGTTCAAGTATCACCGCGTCGGGGTGCACGTCGGCGCGCCGGTGAGGGCGCGCTGCCTGTGCAATGAGCGCCGCTACTCGCGAATCCAGGCGCACGGCGACGCCGACGTGATTCCCGCCGGGCTCGACGGGCAGTGGAGCGACGAGGCCGCCTGCACGATTTTCAGCGTGTGGATCGGCGAAGCGTTCGCGCAGCGGACCGTCGAGCAACTGTCGTTAAACTCCGCCGACGCGCAATTGCGCCCGCAATTCCAGCTACGCGATCCGCGCTTTCAGTATCTCGCCTGGGCATTACGCGCCGAACTCGAAGCGGCTGAGGCATCCGATCCTTTGTACGCCGAGAGCCTGTGTACGGCGATGGTAGTGCGCCTGATCGGCGGTGCGCCGGCGCTCGAGAACAAGCGGCGCACGCTCGCCCCGAAAACGGCCGCGCGCGTGATCGAATTTATCGAAGCGCATCTGGATCAGCGTCTCACGCTGGGCGAACTGGCGGCGCTCGCCGAATTGAGCGTGCCGCATTTCAAGGTGCTGTTTCGCGAGACGCTCGGCATGCCGGTGCATCAGTACGTGGTGCAGCGGCGCGTGGAGCGCGCGCGCACGCTACTGCTCCAAGGCAAGCTCAACGCGAGTCAGATCGCGCTCGATACGGGCTTCGCGCATCAGAGTCACATGGCGCATTGGATGGGCCGATTGTTGGGTGTCACGCCACGCGAGTTGATCAAGTCGAATGGGACTGCGGCGGGCAGTGTTGCGTTCGATCCGCACAATGCCCGCCGCATCGCAGCATCGCGATAA
- a CDS encoding FAD-dependent oxidoreductase, giving the protein MSTFSPNHARVVIVGGGIIGCSVAYHLTKLGWTDVVLLEQGQLSCGTTWHAAGLVGQLRAQESMTKLIRYSTALYAELEADTGLATGWKQCGSLSVARTAERMTQLKRTAAVARAYGVACDVISPQDAGDLWPVMRTDDLLGAVWLPGDGKANPTDLTQALARGARMRGARIVENTRVTAIHTRSAQDGKASGAREVSGLAWRNKDGEEGTIGADIVVNCAGQWAKAVGRLCGVTVPLHSAEHYYIVTERIAGVHPDLPVMRDPDGFIYFKEEVGGLVMGGFEPDAKPWGMNGIPENFEFQLLPDDWDQFEILMKNALQRVPALETAQVRQFYNGPESFTPDNNFMLGEAPELRRFFVGAGFNSMGIASAGGAGMALAEWIVAGEPTMDLWPVDIRRFARFNGNDTWLHDRVKETLGLHYAMPWPNRELDSARPFRRSPLYSLLRDEGACFGSKMGWERANFFAPSPEEAKIDYAFGQQNWLPWSGAEHRACREGVALFDMTSFSKFLVKGGDAQSVLQGIVANDVDVPTGTTVYTGMLNERGGYESDFTLTRLADDQYLLVTGSAQTTRDFDTIERAIPHDQHCTLVDVTGQYAVLAVMGPRSRELLQSVSKADWSNEAFAFGQSREVDLGYATVRATRLTYVGELGWELYVPVEFAVGVYETLHAAGEAFGLVNAGYYAIDSLRIEKGYRAWGRELTPDTNPFEAGLSFACKLDKEIAFRGRDALLKLRAEPLRRRMVVLTADGATQRMLWGGEAILRDGKPVGFISSAAFGHTLGCPVAMGYVNNPDGAADTAYLSSGHYAIDVAGELLPATVHLKAPYDPRSERMKQ; this is encoded by the coding sequence ATGTCCACATTCAGTCCCAACCACGCTCGCGTCGTTATCGTCGGCGGCGGGATCATCGGCTGTTCGGTCGCCTACCATCTGACCAAACTGGGGTGGACCGATGTGGTGCTGCTCGAACAGGGCCAACTGTCGTGCGGCACGACGTGGCATGCGGCCGGCCTCGTCGGTCAGTTGCGCGCCCAGGAGAGCATGACGAAGCTGATCCGCTATTCGACCGCGCTCTACGCCGAACTCGAAGCCGATACCGGACTTGCCACCGGCTGGAAGCAATGCGGCTCGCTCTCGGTAGCCCGCACCGCCGAGCGGATGACGCAACTCAAACGCACCGCGGCCGTCGCGCGCGCCTACGGCGTGGCCTGCGATGTCATCAGCCCGCAGGATGCCGGCGACCTGTGGCCGGTCATGCGCACCGACGACCTGCTCGGCGCGGTCTGGCTGCCCGGCGACGGCAAGGCGAATCCCACCGACCTGACCCAGGCCCTCGCCCGCGGCGCCCGCATGCGCGGCGCGCGCATCGTCGAAAACACTCGCGTCACGGCGATCCACACGCGCAGCGCGCAAGACGGCAAGGCAAGCGGCGCGCGCGAGGTCAGCGGACTCGCGTGGCGCAACAAGGACGGCGAAGAAGGCACGATCGGCGCGGACATCGTCGTGAATTGCGCAGGGCAATGGGCCAAGGCGGTTGGCCGCCTGTGCGGCGTGACCGTGCCGCTGCATTCGGCGGAGCACTACTACATTGTCACGGAGCGCATTGCCGGCGTGCATCCGGATCTGCCGGTCATGCGCGATCCGGACGGCTTTATCTACTTCAAGGAAGAAGTCGGCGGCCTCGTCATGGGCGGCTTCGAACCGGATGCGAAACCGTGGGGCATGAACGGCATTCCCGAGAATTTCGAGTTCCAGTTGCTGCCGGACGATTGGGATCAGTTCGAAATCCTGATGAAAAATGCGCTGCAGCGCGTGCCCGCGCTCGAAACGGCCCAGGTGCGGCAGTTCTATAACGGCCCCGAGTCGTTCACGCCGGACAACAACTTCATGCTGGGCGAAGCGCCTGAGTTGCGGCGCTTTTTCGTCGGCGCGGGTTTCAATTCCATGGGAATCGCCTCGGCGGGCGGCGCCGGCATGGCGCTCGCGGAATGGATCGTGGCGGGCGAGCCGACCATGGACTTGTGGCCGGTGGATATTCGCCGCTTCGCGCGCTTCAACGGCAACGACACGTGGCTGCACGATCGCGTGAAGGAAACGCTCGGCCTGCATTACGCGATGCCGTGGCCGAATCGCGAACTCGACAGCGCGCGGCCGTTTCGCCGCTCACCGCTGTATTCGCTGTTGCGTGACGAGGGCGCCTGCTTCGGCAGCAAGATGGGCTGGGAGCGCGCCAACTTTTTCGCGCCCTCGCCTGAAGAAGCGAAAATCGACTACGCCTTCGGCCAGCAGAACTGGCTGCCCTGGAGCGGCGCAGAACACCGCGCGTGCCGTGAAGGCGTCGCGCTGTTCGACATGACGTCGTTCTCCAAATTTCTCGTGAAGGGCGGCGACGCGCAAAGCGTGCTGCAAGGCATCGTCGCCAACGACGTAGACGTGCCGACCGGCACCACGGTATACACCGGCATGCTCAACGAGCGCGGCGGCTACGAATCGGATTTCACGCTCACGCGCCTTGCCGACGATCAATACCTGCTCGTCACCGGCAGCGCGCAAACCACACGCGACTTCGACACCATTGAACGGGCAATTCCGCACGACCAGCACTGCACGCTCGTCGACGTCACCGGACAGTACGCCGTACTCGCCGTGATGGGCCCACGTTCGCGCGAGCTGCTGCAAAGCGTCTCCAAGGCCGACTGGAGCAACGAAGCGTTCGCTTTCGGCCAAAGCCGCGAAGTGGATCTCGGCTACGCGACGGTGCGGGCCACGCGCCTCACCTACGTCGGCGAACTCGGCTGGGAGCTGTATGTACCGGTCGAATTCGCGGTGGGCGTGTACGAAACGCTGCACGCGGCGGGCGAGGCGTTCGGCCTCGTCAATGCTGGCTACTATGCAATCGACTCTTTGCGCATCGAAAAAGGCTATCGCGCGTGGGGCCGTGAACTCACGCCGGACACCAATCCGTTCGAAGCGGGTCTGTCGTTCGCGTGCAAGCTCGACAAGGAGATTGCGTTTCGCGGCCGCGACGCGCTGCTGAAATTGCGCGCCGAGCCGCTGCGCCGCCGCATGGTGGTGCTAACCGCCGACGGCGCCACGCAGCGCATGCTGTGGGGCGGCGAGGCGATCCTGCGCGACGGCAAGCCGGTCGGCTTCATCAGCTCGGCGGCGTTCGGACACACGCTGGGTTGTCCGGTCGCAATGGGCTACGTGAACAATCCCGACGGTGCAGCGGATACCGCCTACCTGAGCAGCGGCCACTACGCGATCGATGTCGCCGGCGAACTGCTGCCGGCCACCGTGCACCTGAAGGCGCCTTACGATCCGCGTTCGGAACGCATGAAGCAGTAA
- a CDS encoding CBS domain-containing protein translates to MTSVAQLLKTKPNNTTVFTIGADDSVYDAIKLMAEKGIGALVVTDGDSIAGIITERDYARKVVLLDRSSKATPVRDIMSKAVRFVRPDQSTDDCMALMTERRMRHLPVIENDRLVGMVSIGDLVKNIIAEQQFTIQQLEFYIHGERP, encoded by the coding sequence ATGACAAGCGTTGCACAGCTTCTTAAAACGAAACCGAACAACACCACTGTGTTCACCATCGGGGCCGACGATTCCGTCTACGACGCGATCAAGCTGATGGCCGAAAAGGGCATTGGCGCGCTGGTCGTCACGGATGGCGACAGCATCGCCGGGATCATCACGGAGCGCGACTATGCGCGCAAGGTCGTGCTGCTGGACCGCTCGTCGAAGGCCACGCCGGTGCGCGACATCATGAGCAAAGCCGTTCGCTTTGTGCGGCCCGACCAGTCCACCGACGACTGCATGGCCCTCATGACGGAGCGGCGCATGCGCCACTTGCCGGTGATCGAGAATGACCGGCTGGTCGGCATGGTATCGATTGGCGACCTGGTGAAGAACATCATCGCCGAACAGCAGTTCACCATTCAGCAGCTCGAGTTCTATATTCACGGCGAGCGGCCCTGA
- a CDS encoding transcriptional regulator produces MTTDAPSNSPLSEADIQAYADGTLTPERAAFLRDYLGKDPAEARRVAFYGRLNSQIQQAFQTTDEPVPSRSSGWRRAVARINGSKRSRKLLNTLAALALTLAVASGWLAATQVSAQALNNAAVMALAESSAGQFSAASPTRADPSAPNLSAIGLRLVDQRVIALSPLQRVSEFIYLNGDNQPVVLLSALALLAPAQPQWSARRIGDIRLLLWTAQRQRFVVAGDARTHGLMRAADAMTMR; encoded by the coding sequence ATGACCACCGACGCCCCTTCCAATTCGCCGCTTTCCGAAGCGGACATTCAGGCCTATGCAGACGGCACGCTGACGCCGGAGCGCGCCGCGTTTCTGCGGGACTATCTGGGCAAGGATCCGGCGGAGGCGCGCCGGGTGGCGTTTTACGGCCGACTGAACTCGCAGATCCAACAGGCCTTTCAAACAACTGACGAACCGGTGCCGAGCCGCTCCTCAGGATGGCGCCGCGCAGTCGCGCGCATCAATGGATCTAAACGCAGCCGCAAACTGCTCAACACGCTGGCGGCGCTCGCGCTCACGCTCGCGGTGGCGAGCGGCTGGCTCGCCGCGACACAGGTGTCGGCGCAAGCGCTGAACAATGCCGCGGTAATGGCGCTCGCCGAAAGCTCGGCCGGGCAATTCTCCGCGGCGTCGCCGACTCGCGCCGATCCGTCCGCGCCGAATCTCTCGGCGATCGGTTTGCGCCTCGTGGACCAAAGAGTGATCGCGCTGAGCCCGCTTCAGCGGGTCAGCGAATTCATCTATCTGAACGGCGACAATCAACCGGTGGTGCTGCTTTCCGCGTTGGCGTTGCTGGCGCCGGCGCAGCCGCAGTGGTCCGCGCGCCGCATCGGCGACATTCGCCTGTTGCTCTGGACCGCGCAGCGGCAGCGTTTCGTGGTTGCCGGCGACGCCCGCACCCACGGCCTGATGCGCGCCGCCGACGCGATGACCATGCGATGA
- a CDS encoding cytochrome b yields the protein MRPTPTHFSPLARLLHWTMAPLIIAMLFIGVGMVATVSRAHNTLIAIHKPLGIALLLLVVVRVGVRLTRGSPPLPDDMPTPQRFAAKASHLVLYALMAAMPLIGWAMLSAAGYPVTLYGPLHLPPIAPHNVELFALLRALHTWLAFALFATVLLHLAAALFHGLIRRDGVFSSMARGER from the coding sequence ATGAGGCCGACGCCCACCCATTTCAGTCCGCTCGCGCGGCTGCTGCACTGGACAATGGCGCCCTTGATCATCGCGATGCTGTTCATCGGCGTGGGCATGGTCGCTACCGTCTCGCGCGCGCACAACACGCTGATTGCGATTCACAAGCCGCTCGGCATTGCGTTGCTGCTGCTTGTGGTGGTGCGCGTGGGCGTGCGACTCACGCGCGGCAGCCCGCCGTTACCGGACGATATGCCCACGCCGCAGCGGTTCGCGGCGAAGGCCTCGCATCTCGTGCTATATGCGTTGATGGCGGCAATGCCGTTGATCGGCTGGGCGATGCTGTCCGCCGCGGGCTATCCGGTCACGCTATACGGTCCGCTGCATCTGCCGCCGATCGCACCGCATAACGTCGAGTTGTTCGCGTTGCTGCGCGCGTTGCATACGTGGCTCGCATTTGCCCTGTTCGCCACGGTGCTGCTGCATCTCGCAGCGGCGTTGTTTCATGGGTTGATCCGCCGCGACGGCGTGTTTTCGAGTATGGCGCGCGGCGAGCGTTAG
- a CDS encoding DUF4148 domain-containing protein — translation MKKIAFVALSVAVLAASSSAFAQGKTRAEVYQELIEAQQNGLNYVTDASYPDVSPVFAQQVAQHREALATQAAAASHGASQSAQDGSVN, via the coding sequence ATGAAGAAGATCGCTTTCGTTGCATTGTCCGTTGCTGTTCTGGCTGCATCATCGAGCGCTTTCGCGCAAGGCAAGACCCGCGCTGAGGTGTACCAGGAATTGATCGAAGCGCAGCAGAACGGCCTGAATTACGTCACCGACGCATCGTATCCGGATGTAAGCCCGGTGTTCGCCCAGCAGGTCGCACAACACAGAGAAGCACTCGCTACGCAAGCGGCGGCCGCCAGCCATGGTGCGAGCCAAAGCGCGCAGGACGGCAGCGTCAATTGA
- a CDS encoding DUF4148 domain-containing protein, which yields MKSLIKAVAIAAVLAAPIASFAQASQQPVTRADVRQDLIQMEQAGYNPATSNDPTYPADVQAAEHRVVAQNPAIAQTQEPVADTSGYGGVANGSSQAGGVIQPMSGPKGVYFGN from the coding sequence ATGAAATCGCTCATCAAGGCAGTTGCTATTGCCGCAGTTCTCGCCGCTCCGATCGCGTCTTTCGCTCAGGCGAGCCAGCAACCTGTCACCCGCGCGGATGTACGCCAGGACCTGATCCAGATGGAGCAGGCTGGTTATAACCCAGCCACGTCCAATGATCCGACGTATCCGGCCGATGTTCAGGCTGCTGAGCATCGCGTAGTGGCTCAGAACCCGGCCATCGCGCAGACGCAGGAGCCGGTCGCTGACACCAGTGGCTACGGCGGCGTGGCAAACGGCTCGTCGCAAGCCGGCGGCGTGATCCAGCCGATGTCGGGCCCCAAGGGCGTGTATTTCGGTAACTGA